From Deferrisoma camini S3R1, the proteins below share one genomic window:
- the fliS gene encoding flagellar export chaperone FliS: protein MTYGPGAAAYTQTQVATTASQQKLIVMAYDGILRFLNQALDHMEKKEIEAKHEKLTKARAVIQELASTLNMEEGGEIARNLWNLYVFFMQKITESNLTNDPEPVRGILPAIRELRDAWAELKLDEADETVKALDRRVPAAEDGARLSVTG, encoded by the coding sequence ATGACGTACGGACCGGGCGCTGCCGCCTACACACAGACCCAGGTGGCCACCACGGCGAGCCAGCAGAAGCTGATTGTGATGGCCTACGACGGCATCCTGAGGTTCCTGAACCAGGCCCTCGACCACATGGAGAAGAAAGAGATCGAGGCCAAGCACGAGAAGCTCACCAAGGCCCGGGCCGTGATCCAGGAACTGGCGAGCACCCTGAACATGGAGGAAGGGGGCGAGATCGCCCGGAACCTGTGGAACCTGTACGTGTTCTTCATGCAGAAGATCACCGAGTCGAACCTCACCAACGACCCCGAGCCGGTGCGGGGCATCCTGCCCGCCATCCGGGAGCTGCGGGACGCGTGGGCCGAGCTCAAGCTCGACGAGGCCGACGAGACCGTGAAGGCCCTGGACCGGCGGGTGCCCGCGGCCGAGGATGGCGCGCGGTTGAGCGTGACGGGCTAG